GTATTCAGCCGTTGAGGAAGGTAGTGGTGATAGCGGCGACGAACAGGCCGGATTTACTTGATCCAGCCCTTCTCCGCCCAGGCAGGTTTGACCGGCTAGTATATGTTCCACCGCCCGATCTCAGGGCCAGGGTTGAGATATTTAAAGTCCACACTAGGAAAACCCCTATAGCGGAGGACGTGAACATTGAAGAGCTTGCAAGGAGAACGGAGGGATACACAGGCGCGGACATAGCGGCAGTGTGCAGGGAGGCTGCAATGATGGCTATAAGGGAGTCCATCGGGGAGAGCGATAAGCCCTCCGTTAAGAAGGTGGAGATGCGGCATTTCATAGAAGCATTGAAGAAAGTGCCGCCTTCACTCTCGAAGGAAGATATTGAAATGTATGAGAGGCTGGCAAGAGAGTTGAAGAGAGTGAGCGGGAGCGGCCCGGTGAGAAGAGTTTCCCTACCCTACGGGTAAAACCTTCTCTGGGTGCTTTCTGATTGCCGGAAAAGATCCCAGCATCTTTTTTAAAAATACTTACTAGTCATGGCAGGATCGTTGACCAGCTGGTTGAGAACAGGGTTAGGGCCCTATATGTTTTAACAGGCAGTGACACAGGTAAAATGGCTGCTGTCGCATCTAGACTCATACAATACCACTCGAAACGCTGGATGAGGCTGGGGAAGAGGGAGCTTAACGGGCTCTATATCTACCACGACGAGTTCCCTGAAGCGGAGGAGTTGAAGAAGGCTTTCGAGAAAATAATGGAGGGTTTTAAACCGGTTAGATTCCAGTTCAGCGTGTACGAGAAGAGCGATAAATACTTGGGAATGACCTTCAGCTTTCTCGTAATGGATTTAACCAAGGATTTGAAGCCGAACGATGTTGGCAGGCTTGTCGGAATTGTTGAAGGCGGGGGGCTTATAATATTTCTAGCCCCTCCATGGTCCTCGTGGGACGGGTTGAAAACAATTTTTAAAGTAGGTTTGACTACGCCCCAGTATCCTGAGCCGAGACATGTCTTCATAACCTGGTTTAAAAAACAGTTATTGAAACATGACGGGATATGCATATACGATGTTGACAACAATCGCTTAATTAAGAAGCTGAGCTTCAAGCTGGGTTCAGCAGGACGTAGAGAGGGCATAACACTGCCTGTGGAAATGCTGTTCCCCAAAATAATTTACGAACATGCTTTAACCCAGGATCAGGTTAATGTTTTAAAACTAATGGAGAACCTGTTCGAGAAGCCTAGGAAGAGTGAGAAGACGGTGATGGTTTTAACAGCTGACAGGGGGAGGGGAAAGAGCTGCTCTATAGGAATAGGAGTGGTCGGATTAATTCACCTGCTCAGGAGGGTTAAGCCTAAGCCGAGAATTCTCGTCACAGCGCCTGAGCCGAGCAATGTTCAATCACTAATGATGCTGGCTAAGAAAGCCCTGGACTCGCTTGATTACAAGTATGAGGAGGTTAAGCGTGAGGGAAACGTTATAGAGTTGAGGAGTGAAAAGTTCAGCATAGAGTATTGGGAGCCCATAAACATCCCGAAGATACGTGGAGACATTGTTGTTGTAGACGAGGCAGCCGGCATCCATGTACCCCTTCTATACAAGATATGGGAGGCGCATGACAGGATTATCTTCTCGTCAACAATACACGGATATGAAGGAGCTGGAAGAGGCTTCACGGTAAGATTTCTGAAAAGAATAAGAAGCCACCAGGGCACTAGGCTCATAGAGTATGAAATGGTTGAGCCTATAAGGTATGGTTTGAACGACCCAGTTGAGAGGTGGCAGTTTGATACCCTCCTGCTTGATGCTGAGCCAGCTGAGCTTTCCCAGGAGGATCTTGAAGCAATTGAGAAAAAAGACCTCATATATGTGAAGTACGAGCCAGCCGAGCTATTTGAAAACGAGAAAGAGCTCAGGGAGCTCTTCGGCATATACGTGCTCGCCCACTACAGGAATGAGCCCGATGACCTCGGCATGATAGCGGATGCTCCACACCACCTTATCCGTGCTGTCAAAACTAAAACCGGTAAAATAGTGTGCGCTATGCAGGTTGCTGAGGAGGGCCCTATTGACGAGGCAACAGCGCAGGAGTTGTTGAAAGGATCTAAAATACCGGGCAACATTATCCCCGATAGGTTTCTGAAACATATCCGAATAATTGATTTCGCCGCTACAAGGGGCTGGAGGATTGTGAGGATAGCAACCCATCCAAGCGCCCAGGGAAAAGGGATAGGGTCCTGGGCGCTTGGAAAACTGGTGGAGGAGGCTGGGGAGCGCGGGCTCGACTGGGTTGGCTCAGGGTTCGGCGTGAGCGAGGAGCTTCTACGCTTCTGGGTTAGGAACGGGTTTACACCCCTTCACATCAGCCCTGACAGAAACCCTGTGAGCGGCGAGTACACTATTCTAGTGTTGAAGCCTATCACGGAAAGGGTTGGTGTAATGGTGGAACGAGCGAGAGAGGAGTTCAAGCATAAGCTTCTCAACAGCCTCCCGGTGAACTACAGGGAAATGGAGCCGGAGATTGCTCACATCCTCCTGTCCAGCAAGCCCTTCTACGATATCGACCTGAGCAGGCTCCTCACTCCGATACAGCTTGACAGGCTCTGGACGTACTGCCTCGGACCGATGACGTTTGAGGCTGCTGCTGACCTTATGTTCACTCTTGCTAGAACACACTGGCTTCTCCCGCCAGAGAAGAGGCCCAGGTTGACAAGACTTATGGAGTTGATCTTGATCACTAAGGGTCTCCAGGGCTTGACATGGGATGAAGCATCAAGTATTCTGAAATCCAGTCCCAAGCATCTTCAGAAGGAGGCTCACGACATAGCGTGCACGTACTTCTCTCACATTACAGGCATATCCAGGGAGGACTACAAGCCCGGTGTTAGAATTTAGCAATCTCCCACATATTTAGCCTTTAAGCAATAGTTATTTTACCTTATCATTGAAGATATTTAATTGTGGGACTCATGAGTTCTCCAGGTAGATCAGTTAAAATATCCATTATAGGAGCAGGCTCTGCAGTATGGTCCACAAGGGTTCTTGTTGACATCATGTTGAAGAAAACTCTACAGGGTGCTAAAGTATTTTTAATGGATATTGACGAGGAAAGGTTGAAACTGGTTTACGCTTTTGCGAAAAGATATGCTGGAGAGATACACGCCGACATAGAGTTCCACGCGACCACTAACCGTGTCGAGGCTATAAGCGACTCGGATTTCGTAATCAACAGTGCAATGGCCAAGGGGCACAGGTACTATGAAATGCTGAGGGAGGCTACCGAGAGGAAGGGGTACTACAGGGGGATAAACAGTGTCGAGTGGAACATGGTAAGCGACTACCATACCATATGGGGTTATCATCAGTTCAAGCTTGCTCTGGGCATTGCAAGGGATATTGAGGAGTATGCGCCGGATGCATGGCTTATCAATGTCGCGAACCCTGTTTTCGAGCTGACCACGTTGCTAAGCAGGATTACCAAGGTAAAGAATATAGGTATTTGCCATGGGCACATGGAGTTCTGGAATATTGTTAGAGAGCTGCGCCTTGACCCTTCAAAGGTTGAAGCAGAGATGACAGGGTTCAATCATGTAATTTGGCTTACAAAGTTTAGATACAACGGTCTCAACGGTTACGAGTTAATAGACAAGTGGATAAAGGAGGATGCTGAGAGGTACTGGGAGAGGTGGCGGGCAACCACCAGCAACCCCTTTGACATTCAGCTCTCGCCTGCCGCGGTCAACATGTACTTGAGGTATGGAATGTTCCCGATAGGAGACACGGTCAGGGGTGGTACCTGGAAATATCACTGGAATCTTGAGACGAAAAAGAGATGGTATGGACCCTACGGCGGACCCGACTCGGAGATAGGGTGGGCACTCTATACAACTTACCTTGCATATCAAATGGAGATGATTAAGGGCTTCATGCAGGCTGAGAATGCTCCATTGACAATGCTCATTCCTCCAAAACCCAGCGGTGAGCAAGTAATCGATATCGTAGAGTCTATAGTGGCTGATATACCGAGAAAATATCAAGTCAACATTTTGAACAATGGTTTGATACCTGGGTTACCCGATAGTGTAGCCGTGGAGGTTCCAGCAGTAATAGATGCCAGAGGTGTGAAAAGAATCAGCGTCACCCCGCCGAACAATAAAGTCTTGAAACAAGTGCTGTTGCCGAGAATGATGAGGATGGAGTGGGCTCTTCAAGCGTTCCTTGAACCGGGCAGGGATGTCTTGCTGGAGTGGTTGATGTATGATGTGAGAACCAGGTCTGTTTCTCAGGCCGAGGAAGCAATAGACGCTATGTTGAAACTACCCGGCAATGAGGAGATGGCTGAGGTGTTCAAGTAGTTTCGGCGTTAAAATTCTTCTCATTTATATATTTTTCCCTAATCAATCATGCTATCGATCCTGTAAGGGTTAAATAGGTATGGGACACTGTATCAGGTTCCTAGCCCATAAGCAGTCTCCGCAGGATGGTTGATTAGCCCAGCAGTCTACATCGCTAGACCTTACAAAGTCACATGAATCCCTTAGCCAGCAATCCGTGCACGACGGGTAGTAGTAGTTTCGAGTGATAAACCTGAACCTCGTGTATTCCCTGCTCATCCAGATCTCATCTAAACCCTTATCCTTCACATTGCCGAAGGAGTAATGGTTGATCTGCTTCTCTCTTCCGAAGACATATTCTTTATAGCTGT
This region of Thermosphaera aggregans genomic DNA includes:
- a CDS encoding tRNA(Met) cytidine acetyltransferase TmcA codes for the protein MPEKIPASFLKILTSHGRIVDQLVENRVRALYVLTGSDTGKMAAVASRLIQYHSKRWMRLGKRELNGLYIYHDEFPEAEELKKAFEKIMEGFKPVRFQFSVYEKSDKYLGMTFSFLVMDLTKDLKPNDVGRLVGIVEGGGLIIFLAPPWSSWDGLKTIFKVGLTTPQYPEPRHVFITWFKKQLLKHDGICIYDVDNNRLIKKLSFKLGSAGRREGITLPVEMLFPKIIYEHALTQDQVNVLKLMENLFEKPRKSEKTVMVLTADRGRGKSCSIGIGVVGLIHLLRRVKPKPRILVTAPEPSNVQSLMMLAKKALDSLDYKYEEVKREGNVIELRSEKFSIEYWEPINIPKIRGDIVVVDEAAGIHVPLLYKIWEAHDRIIFSSTIHGYEGAGRGFTVRFLKRIRSHQGTRLIEYEMVEPIRYGLNDPVERWQFDTLLLDAEPAELSQEDLEAIEKKDLIYVKYEPAELFENEKELRELFGIYVLAHYRNEPDDLGMIADAPHHLIRAVKTKTGKIVCAMQVAEEGPIDEATAQELLKGSKIPGNIIPDRFLKHIRIIDFAATRGWRIVRIATHPSAQGKGIGSWALGKLVEEAGERGLDWVGSGFGVSEELLRFWVRNGFTPLHISPDRNPVSGEYTILVLKPITERVGVMVERAREEFKHKLLNSLPVNYREMEPEIAHILLSSKPFYDIDLSRLLTPIQLDRLWTYCLGPMTFEAAADLMFTLARTHWLLPPEKRPRLTRLMELILITKGLQGLTWDEASSILKSSPKHLQKEAHDIACTYFSHITGISREDYKPGVRI
- a CDS encoding alpha-glucosidase/alpha-galactosidase produces the protein MSSPGRSVKISIIGAGSAVWSTRVLVDIMLKKTLQGAKVFLMDIDEERLKLVYAFAKRYAGEIHADIEFHATTNRVEAISDSDFVINSAMAKGHRYYEMLREATERKGYYRGINSVEWNMVSDYHTIWGYHQFKLALGIARDIEEYAPDAWLINVANPVFELTTLLSRITKVKNIGICHGHMEFWNIVRELRLDPSKVEAEMTGFNHVIWLTKFRYNGLNGYELIDKWIKEDAERYWERWRATTSNPFDIQLSPAAVNMYLRYGMFPIGDTVRGGTWKYHWNLETKKRWYGPYGGPDSEIGWALYTTYLAYQMEMIKGFMQAENAPLTMLIPPKPSGEQVIDIVESIVADIPRKYQVNILNNGLIPGLPDSVAVEVPAVIDARGVKRISVTPPNNKVLKQVLLPRMMRMEWALQAFLEPGRDVLLEWLMYDVRTRSVSQAEEAIDAMLKLPGNEEMAEVFK